The Bacteroidales bacterium genome has a segment encoding these proteins:
- a CDS encoding biopolymer transporter ExbD, with protein sequence MARPAAQEINAGSMADIAFLLLIFFLVTTTMDVDTGISRKLPPPLDPTVKPPDIKQRNIFTVLVNSRDRLAVDGEPINISDLRQRTKIFMSNPQNLENLPEMNVRNIPPLGNVRVSKGVISLKNDRGTSYKMYIAVQNELAAAINELRNELSMERFGRKYDQLVSEDQVKAIQKAIPVAISEAEPQDVGDK encoded by the coding sequence ATGGCAAGACCCGCAGCACAAGAAATCAACGCCGGATCGATGGCTGACATCGCTTTCCTGTTGCTGATATTCTTCCTGGTTACCACCACCATGGATGTGGATACCGGGATCAGCAGAAAGCTACCCCCGCCGCTCGACCCGACCGTTAAACCTCCGGACATCAAACAACGGAACATTTTTACCGTTTTGGTAAACAGCCGCGACAGGTTGGCGGTAGATGGCGAGCCCATCAACATCAGCGATCTGCGTCAGCGTACCAAAATCTTTATGTCGAACCCACAAAACCTCGAAAACCTGCCGGAGATGAATGTTCGCAACATTCCTCCGCTTGGTAATGTGAGGGTTTCTAAAGGTGTGATCTCTCTTAAAAACGACAGAGGGACATCCTACAAAATGTATATCGCTGTACAGAATGAGCTGGCAGCAGCTATTAATGAGCTTCGTAATGAGCTATCCATGGAGAGATTTGGTCGAAAATATGATCAACTCGTTTCTGAAGATCAGGTCAAAGCCATTCAAAAGGCCATTCCTGTAGCTATTTCAGAAGCTGAACCACAAGATGTAGGAGACAAATAA
- a CDS encoding biopolymer transporter ExbD produces the protein MARFKSSKKQGAQNINTASLPDIIFMLLFFFMVTTVMREVTLIVKVLPPEATEVEKLERKSLVSYIYIGEPKRVVFGTKPRIQLNDAFGRIEDIPAFVTAERQKRDEAERRFITTSLKVDQNIRMGIVTDVKQELRKAGAFKINYSTRKVRSIDFGRLN, from the coding sequence ATGGCAAGATTTAAAAGTTCAAAAAAACAAGGTGCTCAGAACATTAACACCGCGTCGCTTCCCGACATCATCTTTATGTTGCTGTTCTTCTTTATGGTAACTACGGTAATGCGCGAGGTAACGCTCATCGTTAAGGTTCTTCCCCCTGAGGCTACCGAAGTAGAAAAGCTCGAACGCAAATCGCTGGTGAGTTACATTTACATTGGTGAACCCAAAAGAGTAGTTTTTGGTACCAAACCACGTATTCAGCTCAACGACGCTTTTGGACGCATCGAGGATATCCCTGCCTTTGTTACCGCTGAACGGCAGAAACGCGATGAAGCTGAACGCCGTTTCATCACTACTTCACTCAAAGTGGATCAAAACATCCGCATGGGTATTGTCACCGATGTAAAGCAGGAATTGCGTAAAGCTGGTGCTTTTAAAATTAACTACTCAACTCGTAAAGTGAGAAGCATTGATTTCGGAAGACTGAATTAA